From a region of the Halanaerobium hydrogeniformans genome:
- a CDS encoding transposase: MPRKKRIWYPGAVYHIVNRGNRKSELFRDQADNKYFLNIMLKAKNKFNFQLFSYCLMINHYHLEIQTNETEIWKIMRSVNLHYAKYFNNKYDLSGHLFQDRYNSTMIENNYQKLLVSRYIHLNPVRANLVSEAAKYKWSSFGVYLGKRKSELVTTEALLSFFANNSRKKYKDYVESLIKI, translated from the coding sequence ATGCCAAGAAAAAAACGAATTTGGTATCCGGGAGCTGTATATCACATTGTGAATAGGGGAAATAGAAAATCAGAATTGTTTAGGGATCAGGCTGATAACAAATATTTTCTTAACATAATGTTAAAAGCCAAAAACAAATTTAACTTTCAATTATTTTCATATTGTTTAATGATTAATCATTATCATTTAGAAATTCAAACAAATGAAACTGAAATATGGAAAATTATGCGCAGTGTTAACCTTCATTATGCAAAATATTTTAATAATAAGTATGATCTTTCGGGACACCTGTTTCAGGATAGATATAATTCAACTATGATAGAAAATAATTACCAAAAACTTCTTGTTAGCCGATATATACATTTAAATCCAGTTAGAGCAAATTTAGTTAGTGAGGCAGCAAAATATAAATGGAGTAGTTTTGGGGTGTATCTGGGCAAAAGAAAAAGTGAGTTAGTAACGACCGAAGCTTTACTAAGTTTTTTTGCTAATAATAGCAGAAAAAAATATAAAGACTATGTAGAATCTTTGATTAAAATTTAA
- a CDS encoding PTS sugar transporter — protein sequence MKNIAILGSSGGNLYNSGGKNPIKLIEEIENQIKAAKLQIAAVQFVGANKSMDNVNAKTKARLYSWDGNQDSIEISEEKEIKKINKMAEKEDQKLAQMIEKEEIDALILVSCDPEGVNKKAVEAAVEKNIPVVGTGGSSMAAVQYMGANVISTSGTTGTTNRTRAVAAIQALAKYWNIKYKPVIGSAESSNSAVDENILKRISFRGIMMAALPGFIAMAITLALSKVPAFAPLGDAFDLLINALPVIIAAIAAKQVSGLDEVGVVAGIVAGVLSTDGGIIGGLAGGILAGILALYLIRFTLNLNFPGTTANIVAGGIAGLAAGFLVFFILAPITLYLGNGIRDLIEMALNYNAVLAGALAGFLIWPAIIGGVYHAAILPIVLLEMEQTGSSFLGAIDMTGLVMVSAGITLANILFPKKKKETAIALPGFLINMGFGTFVEASYPFMFSDKLVFAGAMVSGAISGAFVGFLGVRGTAYVPSFSAPFLSNNGIGFAISMAVALISSFTFTVMANKIKHVE from the coding sequence GTGAAAAATATTGCGATTTTGGGCAGTAGTGGTGGTAATCTATATAATTCAGGTGGCAAAAATCCGATCAAATTGATCGAAGAAATAGAAAATCAGATTAAGGCAGCTAAACTGCAAATTGCTGCAGTACAGTTTGTGGGAGCCAATAAATCAATGGATAATGTGAATGCCAAAACTAAGGCCAGGCTTTACAGCTGGGATGGTAATCAAGACAGTATAGAAATTTCTGAGGAAAAAGAGATAAAAAAAATAAATAAAATGGCTGAAAAAGAAGATCAAAAGCTTGCTCAAATGATAGAAAAAGAAGAAATAGATGCTTTAATACTTGTCAGCTGTGATCCGGAAGGTGTTAATAAAAAAGCAGTTGAAGCTGCTGTTGAAAAAAATATCCCTGTAGTAGGAACAGGTGGTAGTTCTATGGCTGCTGTTCAATATATGGGGGCAAATGTAATTTCAACCTCTGGCACAACAGGTACCACTAATAGGACCAGAGCTGTTGCGGCCATTCAGGCCCTAGCGAAATACTGGAATATTAAGTACAAACCGGTGATTGGTTCTGCAGAAAGTTCTAATTCAGCAGTGGATGAAAACATCTTAAAGCGAATAAGTTTTAGAGGTATTATGATGGCAGCTCTACCAGGTTTTATAGCGATGGCTATTACCCTTGCTTTAAGTAAAGTACCTGCCTTTGCTCCTTTAGGTGATGCTTTTGATCTTTTAATCAATGCTTTACCTGTTATCATAGCAGCAATAGCAGCCAAACAGGTTTCGGGATTGGATGAGGTTGGTGTAGTTGCTGGGATAGTTGCCGGTGTATTGTCTACTGATGGTGGGATCATTGGTGGTTTAGCAGGTGGTATTTTAGCTGGTATTTTAGCTCTTTATTTGATCAGATTTACTTTAAATTTAAATTTCCCCGGTACAACTGCAAATATAGTTGCGGGTGGAATAGCAGGACTGGCAGCTGGTTTTTTAGTCTTTTTTATCCTGGCACCAATTACCCTTTATCTAGGGAATGGGATTAGAGATCTAATTGAAATGGCTCTTAATTATAATGCTGTATTGGCTGGTGCTCTGGCAGGATTTTTAATCTGGCCGGCAATTATTGGCGGGGTTTATCATGCTGCAATACTTCCAATTGTGCTTTTAGAAATGGAACAGACCGGTTCAAGTTTTCTTGGCGCAATAGATATGACCGGCCTGGTCATGGTTTCTGCAGGTATTACCCTGGCCAATATACTATTTCCAAAAAAGAAAAAAGAGACAGCAATTGCTTTACCAGGATTTTTAATTAACATGGGATTTGGAACCTTTGTTGAAGCTTCCTATCCTTTCATGTTTTCAGATAAATTGGTCTTTGCTGGAGCCATGGTTTCAGGAGCAATATCTGGAGCTTTTGTAGGCTTTTTAGGAGTTAGAGGAACAGCCTATGTGCCTTCTTTTTCTGCTCCTTTTTTATCTAATAATGGAATCGGATTCGCAATTTCTATGGCTGTAGCTTTAATATCTTCTTTCACTTTTACAGTAATGGCCAACAAAATAAAACACGTGGAATAA
- a CDS encoding SARP family transcriptional regulator, with amino-acid sequence MNSVVYMGDRENDDILNVLSSDTKNLEISDVFYSAEILLDFLREDEEKIDIIFLDIDKNEDDIFTLVEKLLKLSPEFNFVFMISKNHDFLEILQNKELFYLLKPISAADLKVVIEKVRKEKQSVGSLTELYIETQGDIRIYDVDRNKLNINWPDSKTKELFAFLLHHKGEFVSRDKIIEKLWGANDNKNFRILFFSTLLKLRKIFSQYGFDNLIEANLTAYRISLKRIEVDFIKIEILLKKSITNKYRVYKLLNLLKGSYLAADNFDWCKEYRKEFEKRIKKELNHAAEYFMSVGQNTITKNILTTLINIGVVDESVYDKLINIYKRECNNEKAEQLLKELDNISKEELASII; translated from the coding sequence ATGAATTCTGTTGTATATATGGGTGATCGTGAAAATGATGATATTTTAAATGTATTAAGTTCTGACACAAAAAACCTTGAGATCTCAGATGTTTTTTATTCTGCAGAAATCCTCCTTGATTTTTTAAGAGAAGATGAAGAAAAAATAGATATTATCTTTCTGGATATAGATAAGAATGAAGATGATATTTTTACTTTGGTTGAAAAATTATTAAAATTATCTCCTGAATTTAATTTTGTCTTTATGATTTCTAAAAATCATGATTTTTTAGAAATATTACAAAACAAAGAGTTGTTCTATCTTTTAAAGCCTATTTCTGCTGCTGATCTTAAGGTAGTGATCGAAAAGGTTAGAAAAGAAAAGCAAAGTGTTGGTTCTTTAACTGAATTATATATAGAAACTCAGGGAGATATAAGAATCTATGATGTCGATAGAAATAAGCTTAATATAAATTGGCCTGATTCAAAAACAAAAGAATTATTCGCTTTTTTACTTCATCATAAAGGTGAATTTGTAAGTAGAGATAAAATTATTGAAAAACTCTGGGGAGCAAACGATAACAAAAACTTTAGAATATTATTTTTCAGCACCCTGTTAAAGCTCCGAAAAATTTTCTCTCAATATGGATTTGATAATCTTATAGAAGCAAATTTGACAGCTTATAGAATTTCATTAAAAAGAATTGAAGTAGATTTTATCAAAATTGAGATTCTTTTAAAAAAATCTATCACAAACAAATATAGAGTTTATAAGTTGTTGAATTTATTAAAAGGTAGTTATTTAGCTGCTGATAATTTTGACTGGTGTAAAGAATACAGAAAAGAATTTGAAAAAAGAATAAAAAAAGAATTAAATCATGCCGCAGAATATTTTATGTCAGTAGGTCAGAATACAATTACAAAAAATATCTTAACTACACTTATAAATATAGGAGTAGTGGATGAATCTGTTTATGATAAACTTATAAACATCTATAAACGAGAATGTAATAATGAGAAAGCTGAACAACTTTTAAAAGAATTAGATAATATTTCAAAAGAAGAACTAGCTTCAATAATTTAA
- the uvrC gene encoding excinuclease ABC subunit UvrC: MTDNKITNAQIEAQIKELPAQPGVYMMKDETGMIIYVGKAKSLRSRVRSYFRKNNQSYKTQLLVRYIYDFDYIITDTEVEAYILEANLIKKHQPKFNIRLKDDKTYPFIKVTKNLDFPRVFKTRLVKNDGAEYFGPFADVDAIYKTLDVIKDIFQLRSCKKEIIAGEPEAKPCLNYHINKCLGPCIGAVSKEDYHELIDQVMLFLSGRQEELKAEVEKMMENAAQERNYEKAARFRDALKAFAKLSESQKVMSDKNIDQDVVALVEGENDLACSQLLLVRNGRLIGQEYFILEGTEEENKAEMMGSFLQQYYEQAAGIPDELLLNTDLAYRKLIEERLAVLKGKKVKILQPQKGDKKKMLEMAERNAAQNLKKEDIRSKYEKQRTSGAVKKLAEILEIEKEPHHIEGFDISNIQGTDTVASMVVFKNGRPSKKDYRRFKINTVEGPDDFSSMKEVVERRYARLLREDKKLPDLILIDGGKGQLSAAYEVLELLGIDDLAIIGLAKKEEEIFKPGQSEAIIIPHHSPALQLLQRVRDEAHRFAVSYHRKLRSRRLTHSMLDEIPGVGETRRNALLQHFGSLAKIREAKIWQLKEVEGISSKTARKIFDYLRENMRAF, encoded by the coding sequence ATGACAGATAACAAAATAACTAATGCTCAAATTGAAGCTCAAATAAAAGAACTTCCCGCTCAACCGGGAGTATATATGATGAAAGATGAAACCGGAATGATCATCTATGTTGGCAAGGCAAAATCACTTCGGAGTAGGGTCAGATCATATTTTCGCAAAAATAACCAGAGTTATAAAACCCAGCTTTTGGTCCGTTATATTTACGATTTTGACTATATAATAACTGATACTGAAGTGGAAGCATATATTTTAGAGGCCAATTTAATAAAAAAACACCAGCCTAAATTTAATATCAGGCTTAAAGATGATAAAACTTATCCCTTTATAAAAGTAACTAAAAATCTTGATTTTCCCCGGGTTTTTAAAACCAGGCTTGTTAAAAATGATGGGGCAGAATATTTTGGGCCTTTCGCTGATGTTGATGCGATATATAAGACATTAGATGTGATTAAAGATATTTTTCAATTGAGAAGCTGCAAAAAAGAAATTATAGCAGGTGAGCCTGAGGCTAAACCCTGTTTAAATTATCATATCAACAAATGTCTGGGTCCCTGTATCGGGGCTGTTAGTAAAGAAGATTATCATGAATTGATAGATCAGGTTATGCTCTTTTTATCAGGTCGACAGGAAGAACTCAAAGCAGAAGTTGAAAAAATGATGGAAAATGCTGCCCAGGAGAGAAATTATGAAAAGGCAGCTCGTTTTCGAGATGCTTTAAAAGCTTTTGCCAAATTAAGTGAAAGTCAGAAGGTAATGTCTGATAAAAACATCGATCAGGATGTTGTTGCCTTAGTAGAAGGTGAAAATGATTTAGCCTGCTCACAACTGCTCTTAGTTAGAAATGGTCGTTTAATAGGTCAGGAATACTTTATCTTAGAGGGAACCGAAGAAGAGAACAAGGCAGAAATGATGGGGTCATTTTTACAGCAATATTATGAACAGGCGGCAGGGATACCTGATGAATTACTGCTTAACACAGATCTGGCTTACCGAAAGCTTATAGAAGAAAGACTTGCTGTTTTAAAAGGCAAAAAAGTAAAAATACTTCAGCCACAAAAAGGAGATAAAAAGAAGATGCTGGAGATGGCAGAAAGAAATGCCGCTCAGAATCTTAAAAAAGAAGATATCAGGAGCAAATATGAAAAACAGCGGACTTCAGGAGCTGTAAAAAAGCTGGCTGAAATATTAGAGATTGAGAAAGAACCACATCATATAGAAGGTTTTGATATTTCCAATATACAGGGGACAGATACAGTTGCCTCAATGGTTGTTTTTAAAAATGGTAGGCCTTCTAAAAAAGATTACCGACGTTTTAAAATTAATACTGTAGAAGGGCCTGATGACTTTTCCAGCATGAAAGAAGTTGTGGAAAGAAGATATGCAAGGTTATTGCGTGAAGATAAAAAACTTCCTGATTTAATTTTGATCGATGGTGGTAAAGGTCAGTTAAGTGCAGCTTATGAGGTGCTTGAACTTCTGGGAATTGATGATTTAGCAATCATTGGTTTAGCTAAAAAAGAAGAAGAAATCTTTAAACCAGGTCAGAGTGAAGCAATAATTATTCCTCATCATTCACCAGCTTTACAGCTTTTGCAGAGGGTAAGAGATGAGGCCCATCGTTTTGCTGTTAGTTATCATCGCAAACTTCGTTCAAGAAGATTAACCCATAGCATGTTGGATGAGATTCCGGGAGTGGGAGAAACCCGCAGAAACGCTCTCCTCCAGCATTTTGGTTCTTTAGCCAAGATAAGGGAAGCAAAAATCTGGCAGTTAAAAGAGGTAGAAGGGATAAGCTCTAAAACTGCCCGTAAGATTTTCGATTATTTAAGAGAAAATATGAGAGCATTTTAA